A genomic stretch from Petrimonas mucosa includes:
- a CDS encoding BACON domain-containing protein, producing MQSSTLALSVIALILFFLSGCGKEEVPGGGGNGNGNKTITLEVTDTPIHFPAEGGSKEITVTTNAKSWNVTSSKTWCTVSKGASNFTVTATENKAFAPPENAMLTVTAEGTTKKVTIEVTQDAAVEPAEAFIKPVTDKVIMNYQGGSNGIGIKTNITGWSCRSDQSWCRTEKNSDEGISITVDESWTGNIPRQALVTLYGNEGDSLASITVYQDPLPELFLFSPVGNTNIPLPSYGGTIVVTVITNVTEFTLGYVGEWLQVNKINDTQFTITSTPNNSTQMRPGQEIIVYASTLTQKLWVYEEEAEEASDNDDYDYNDPTGWD from the coding sequence ATGCAATCATCAACACTCGCACTATCTGTCATAGCCTTGATTCTATTCTTCCTGTCAGGCTGCGGTAAGGAAGAGGTCCCCGGTGGAGGGGGAAATGGGAATGGAAATAAAACAATCACCCTGGAGGTAACCGACACACCCATCCACTTTCCTGCTGAGGGGGGGAGCAAGGAGATCACAGTCACGACCAATGCTAAAAGTTGGAACGTCACGTCCAGCAAGACCTGGTGCACGGTCAGCAAGGGAGCCTCCAACTTCACGGTAACTGCAACTGAAAACAAGGCTTTCGCTCCTCCGGAGAATGCCATGTTAACCGTCACAGCAGAAGGGACTACCAAAAAGGTGACCATCGAGGTGACGCAGGATGCGGCCGTCGAACCGGCGGAAGCTTTCATCAAACCGGTTACCGATAAGGTGATCATGAATTATCAGGGGGGTTCTAACGGAATTGGGATTAAAACCAACATAACCGGGTGGAGTTGCCGCTCCGATCAGTCCTGGTGCCGGACAGAAAAAAATTCGGACGAAGGCATTAGCATCACCGTTGATGAAAGTTGGACGGGCAACATTCCCCGACAAGCCTTGGTCACCCTCTATGGGAATGAGGGCGACTCGCTCGCTTCCATCACGGTGTACCAGGATCCTTTGCCGGAGCTCTTCCTCTTCTCCCCTGTTGGGAACACCAACATACCCCTCCCCTCATATGGAGGAACCATCGTCGTTACGGTGATAACCAACGTGACCGAGTTCACCCTGGGATATGTTGGAGAGTGGTTGCAGGTGAATAAGATCAACGATACGCAGTTCACCATCACCTCAACGCCCAACAACAGCACCCAGATGAGACCGGGGCAGGAGATTATTGTCTATGCCAGCACACTGACTCAAAAACTATGGGTATACGAAGAAGAGGCGGAAGAGGCTTCCGACAATGATGATTACGATTACAATGACCCCACGGGATGGGATTAA
- the fucP gene encoding L-fucose:H+ symporter permease: MKQGASPSKPVIEKRYLLPFILITSLFALWGFANDITNPLVAAFQTIMELPASEAALIQFAFYGGYGTMAIPAALFVRRYSYKKGILLGLALYAAGAFLFIPAAQFEQFSYFLLSLYILTFGLAFLETTANPYIISMGDEATSTRRLNFAQSFNPMGSLLGMFVASNYVLTSLSSEKRDAAGNLIFYTLSDAEKAVVRTHDLAIIRNPYVIIGGVVLLVFVVIALTKMPRTQSAEAKNIRTRDSARRLIRNSNYREGVIAQFFYVAAQIMCWTFIIQYAENIGIPKAVGQRWNILAMVLFLSSRFISTYLMKYLRPSLMLTLFAIGAMSTTLGVIFIGGTIGLYCLVATSIFMSLMFPTIYGIALKGLGDDSTLGAAGLVMAIVGGALMPPLQGAIIDLGRVAWLPAVNASFILPFICFLAVSLYGIRTNRRRITG; encoded by the coding sequence ATGAAACAGGGCGCATCACCTTCCAAGCCGGTTATCGAAAAGCGGTACCTGCTTCCGTTTATTCTTATCACCAGCCTGTTCGCACTGTGGGGTTTTGCCAACGACATCACCAACCCGTTGGTGGCGGCATTCCAGACCATCATGGAGCTTCCGGCCTCCGAAGCGGCGCTGATACAGTTTGCCTTCTACGGCGGCTACGGCACCATGGCCATCCCGGCGGCACTGTTCGTACGGCGATACAGCTATAAGAAAGGGATACTCCTGGGTCTGGCACTCTATGCCGCAGGGGCATTCCTCTTCATTCCCGCGGCCCAGTTCGAGCAATTCTCCTACTTCCTGTTGTCGCTCTATATCCTGACTTTCGGACTGGCCTTCCTGGAGACAACCGCCAACCCCTACATCATCTCGATGGGGGATGAGGCCACCTCCACCCGCAGGTTGAACTTTGCCCAGTCGTTCAACCCGATGGGATCGCTGCTGGGAATGTTTGTAGCATCGAACTACGTGCTCACCTCCCTCAGCTCCGAGAAACGGGATGCGGCCGGCAACCTGATCTTCTACACGCTGAGCGATGCAGAAAAAGCTGTTGTCCGCACCCACGACCTGGCCATTATCCGGAATCCCTATGTGATTATCGGGGGGGTGGTCCTGCTGGTATTTGTCGTCATTGCGTTGACAAAGATGCCCAGGACACAGTCGGCCGAGGCAAAGAACATCCGGACCCGCGATTCGGCCAGACGGCTGATCAGGAACTCCAACTACCGCGAAGGGGTCATTGCCCAGTTCTTCTATGTGGCGGCACAAATCATGTGCTGGACATTTATCATCCAATATGCAGAGAACATTGGCATTCCAAAGGCTGTAGGTCAACGCTGGAACATCCTGGCCATGGTGCTGTTCCTGTCGAGCCGCTTCATCAGTACCTACCTGATGAAATACCTGAGACCGTCACTGATGCTGACCCTCTTTGCCATAGGGGCGATGTCGACCACCCTGGGGGTTATCTTCATCGGGGGAACCATTGGACTCTACTGCCTGGTAGCCACCTCCATCTTCATGTCGCTGATGTTCCCCACCATATACGGGATTGCACTGAAAGGGCTGGGTGACGATTCAACGCTGGGAGCTGCAGGGCTGGTGATGGCGATCGTTGGTGGTGCACTGATGCCCCCACTGCAGGGAGCCATTATTGATCTGGGGCGTGTGGCATGGCTACCCGCTGTGAATGCCTCGTTCATACTGCCGTTCATCTGTTTTCTCGCCGTCTCGCTGTACGGCATACGGACAAACCGGAGGAGAATCACGGGATGA
- a CDS encoding Gfo/Idh/MocA family protein encodes MKKLFTLSIIAAALLFASCTNGSQQGKGAGSYQPIETPVPARPAGQKHVLGLRAPKLDTVRVGFIGLGMRGRGAVERFTHIPGTKIVALCDLHADRVERSQEILEKAGLPRAAAYSGSEEAWKELCKREDIDLVYIATDWVHHAPMLIYAMEQGKHAASEVPAAMTLEEIWDVINTAERTQKHCMQLENCVYDFFELTTLNMAQQGVLGEILYAEGAYIHMLEDFWEEYEGDWRMEYNKKHRGDIYATHGMGPACQVLDIHRGDKMNYLVAMDSKPVSIPAYLKAKRGEEVTDFQNGQHTMTMIRTEKGKTIHIQHDVASPRPYSRMYQVQGTKGFASKYPREGYALKADAVEKDAVPNHEKITGHSYVPEEVKRGLMEKYKHPIHIEIEETAKKVGGHGGMDYVMDYRLIYCLQNGLPLDMDVYDLAEWCCLAPLTALSLENNSAPVAVPDFTRGHWNDVKGFRHAFAN; translated from the coding sequence ATGAAGAAACTGTTCACTTTATCAATCATTGCTGCTGCTCTTCTTTTTGCATCCTGCACCAATGGATCGCAACAAGGCAAGGGCGCAGGAAGTTACCAACCTATCGAGACTCCGGTGCCTGCCCGGCCAGCCGGACAGAAGCATGTCCTGGGATTGAGAGCACCCAAGCTGGATACTGTCCGTGTGGGATTCATCGGTCTGGGCATGCGCGGACGAGGCGCAGTAGAGCGATTCACTCATATTCCGGGCACAAAGATAGTGGCGCTGTGCGACCTCCATGCCGACAGGGTTGAACGGTCACAAGAGATACTCGAGAAGGCCGGTCTTCCCCGCGCCGCAGCATACAGCGGCAGCGAAGAGGCCTGGAAGGAACTCTGCAAGAGGGAGGATATCGATCTGGTATATATCGCGACCGACTGGGTACATCACGCCCCGATGCTGATCTATGCCATGGAGCAGGGGAAGCACGCTGCCAGCGAAGTTCCCGCCGCCATGACGTTGGAGGAGATCTGGGACGTCATCAATACGGCCGAACGCACCCAGAAGCACTGCATGCAGCTCGAAAACTGCGTGTACGACTTCTTTGAACTGACCACACTCAACATGGCCCAGCAGGGAGTACTTGGAGAGATCCTCTATGCCGAGGGTGCCTATATCCACATGCTGGAAGATTTCTGGGAAGAGTACGAAGGCGACTGGCGCATGGAGTACAACAAGAAACACCGGGGCGACATCTACGCCACGCACGGCATGGGACCCGCCTGCCAGGTGCTTGACATCCACCGGGGCGACAAGATGAACTACCTGGTAGCCATGGACAGCAAGCCGGTAAGTATCCCGGCCTACCTGAAAGCGAAACGGGGCGAGGAGGTTACCGACTTCCAGAACGGTCAACACACCATGACCATGATCCGCACCGAAAAGGGAAAAACGATCCATATCCAGCACGATGTTGCCTCTCCCCGTCCCTACAGCCGCATGTACCAGGTACAGGGCACCAAGGGATTTGCCAGCAAGTATCCACGTGAGGGTTATGCCCTGAAAGCTGATGCCGTGGAGAAGGATGCAGTTCCCAACCACGAAAAGATCACCGGTCACTCCTATGTACCGGAAGAGGTAAAAAGAGGATTGATGGAGAAGTACAAACATCCGATCCATATTGAAATTGAAGAGACCGCCAAGAAGGTGGGCGGACATGGCGGGATGGATTATGTCATGGACTATCGACTTATCTACTGCCTGCAGAACGGACTCCCGCTCGACATGGATGTATACGACCTGGCAGAATGGTGCTGCCTGGCTCCGCTGACCGCGTTATCGCTCGAAAACAATTCCGCTCCGGTAGCGGTTCCCGACTTCACGCGGGGACACTGGAATGATGTAAAAGGATTCAGGCACGCGTTTGCAAATTAG
- a CDS encoding NigD1/NigD2 family lipoprotein: protein MNRTALRIAFVSILLSAVACNKKEDHSLGAFHIDIATVIPTGESGYRLLLDNGKQLWPVATDVYYLPSDDQRVFVNYTVLSGRQGNYDHYVKVNDIWNVLTKKIIGPATEHADSIGNDPIIINDAWIGNDYLNIDFLFNYGGVRPHAINLVTAPKPAASVPDTIELELRHNAFGSTSQRLYEGFVCFDLKPLQRADTDSVILALKAREGEETKRVDLVYRYNQMLVEARLTTPIPVVSSNEYY from the coding sequence ATGAATCGTACCGCTTTGAGAATCGCCTTTGTCTCCATTCTACTTTCTGCTGTTGCGTGCAACAAGAAGGAGGATCACTCGTTGGGCGCGTTTCATATTGACATTGCAACGGTAATTCCCACCGGGGAAAGTGGATACCGGTTACTGCTCGACAACGGCAAGCAGCTCTGGCCGGTAGCTACCGACGTATACTATCTGCCGTCGGACGACCAGCGGGTCTTTGTGAACTATACGGTATTGTCGGGTCGCCAGGGTAATTATGATCACTACGTGAAGGTGAACGACATCTGGAACGTGCTGACCAAAAAGATCATCGGGCCGGCAACAGAGCATGCCGACAGTATCGGCAACGATCCGATAATCATCAACGATGCCTGGATAGGGAACGACTACCTGAATATCGATTTCCTGTTCAACTACGGCGGGGTCAGGCCTCACGCCATCAATCTGGTGACCGCACCGAAGCCCGCGGCAAGCGTCCCCGACACCATTGAACTGGAACTCCGCCACAACGCTTTCGGCAGTACAAGCCAAAGACTTTATGAGGGGTTTGTCTGCTTCGACCTGAAACCGCTGCAACGGGCAGATACCGACTCGGTCATCCTGGCTCTAAAAGCAAGGGAGGGAGAGGAGACCAAGAGAGTCGACCTGGTCTACAGGTATAATCAGATGCTGGTTGAAGCCAGGCTAACAACACCCATACCGGTTGTCTCATCCAATGAATACTATTAG
- the fucU gene encoding L-fucose mutarotase, with protein MLKKIPKSLSPQLVKTLMEMGHGDEIVLGDANFPSSSVSSNVIRADGLSGAVLLEAILELFPLDSYADPSVILMEVVPGDDYKPEIWEDYKAILGASGEPFSIGYLERFDFYERAKKAYAVVATGEEALYANIILKKGVVR; from the coding sequence ATGCTGAAAAAAATACCCAAATCCCTCTCCCCTCAGTTGGTAAAGACCCTCATGGAGATGGGGCACGGCGATGAGATTGTTCTTGGCGATGCCAATTTTCCGAGCAGCAGTGTATCGTCAAATGTGATCCGGGCGGACGGCCTCAGTGGAGCCGTCCTGCTGGAGGCGATTCTGGAGCTCTTCCCGCTCGACAGCTATGCCGATCCGTCGGTCATCTTGATGGAGGTGGTTCCTGGCGACGATTACAAACCGGAGATCTGGGAGGATTACAAGGCCATTCTGGGTGCTTCCGGAGAACCCTTCTCCATCGGCTACCTGGAACGGTTCGACTTTTACGAAAGGGCGAAAAAGGCCTATGCTGTGGTAGCGACCGGCGAGGAGGCACTCTATGCCAATATCATCTTGAAAAAAGGAGTGGTAAGATGA
- the fucI gene encoding L-fucose isomerase — protein sequence MKTYPKIGIRPTIDGRQGGVRESLEEKTMNLAKAVANLISSNLKNGDGSPVECVIADTTIGRVGESAACAAKFEREGVGATITVTSCWCYGSETMDMNPHYPKAVWGFNGTERPGAVYLAAVLAAHAQKGLPAFGIYGRDVQDLDDNTIPDDVAEKLLRFARAAQAVATMRGKSYLSIGSVSMGIAGSIVNPDFFQEYLGMRNEQVESVEILRRMEEGIYDKEEFARAMAWTKKYCIPNEAADLNRTDKVKSRAEKDADWEFVVKMTIIIRDLMTGNPKLEEMGFKEEAIGHNAIAGGFQGQRQWTDYKPNGDFTEALLCSSFDWNGIREAYVLATENDACNGIAMLFGHLLTNSSQIFSDVRTYWSPEAVKRVTGKELTGMASNGIIHLINSGATTLDATGKQRKDGKPAMKPFWEINEKEVEDCLAATNWCPANRDYFRGGGFSSNFLSEGGMPVTMSRLNLVKGLGPVLQIAEGWTVEIDPEIHKVLNERTDQTWPTTWFVPRLSDKPAFRDVYSVMNNWGANHGAISYGHIGQDLITLASILRIPVCMHNVDDEKIFRPAAWNAFGMEKEGADYRACATFGPIYK from the coding sequence ATGAAAACTTATCCAAAAATCGGTATCCGTCCCACTATCGACGGACGTCAGGGAGGCGTAAGAGAGAGCCTCGAGGAAAAGACCATGAACCTGGCAAAAGCAGTTGCCAACCTGATCAGTTCAAACCTGAAAAATGGCGACGGTTCCCCGGTCGAGTGCGTGATTGCCGACACCACGATAGGGCGTGTGGGTGAGAGTGCCGCATGTGCCGCAAAGTTCGAGCGGGAAGGTGTGGGTGCTACCATTACCGTAACCTCCTGCTGGTGCTACGGGTCGGAAACGATGGACATGAACCCACATTACCCCAAGGCAGTATGGGGTTTCAACGGGACCGAACGTCCGGGAGCCGTGTATCTGGCAGCAGTCCTGGCAGCTCATGCCCAGAAGGGATTGCCCGCCTTCGGCATCTATGGCCGTGATGTCCAGGATCTGGACGACAATACCATTCCCGATGACGTGGCAGAAAAGCTGCTGCGCTTTGCCCGTGCCGCACAGGCGGTTGCAACCATGAGAGGAAAGTCATACCTCTCGATTGGCAGCGTCTCCATGGGGATTGCCGGCTCTATCGTCAATCCCGACTTCTTCCAGGAGTACCTGGGCATGCGGAACGAACAGGTGGAATCGGTCGAGATTCTCCGCCGCATGGAGGAGGGAATCTACGACAAGGAGGAGTTTGCCAGGGCGATGGCCTGGACAAAAAAATATTGTATCCCCAACGAGGCGGCCGACCTCAACCGGACCGACAAGGTCAAAAGCCGCGCAGAGAAGGATGCCGACTGGGAGTTTGTGGTGAAGATGACCATCATCATCCGTGACCTGATGACCGGAAACCCCAAACTTGAGGAGATGGGATTCAAGGAGGAGGCAATCGGCCACAACGCCATTGCCGGCGGCTTCCAGGGTCAACGGCAGTGGACCGACTACAAGCCGAACGGCGACTTCACCGAAGCACTGCTCTGCTCGTCGTTCGACTGGAACGGTATCCGCGAAGCCTATGTGCTGGCTACCGAAAACGATGCCTGCAACGGTATCGCTATGCTCTTTGGACACCTCCTCACCAATAGTTCACAGATCTTCTCCGATGTTCGCACATACTGGAGTCCCGAGGCCGTAAAACGGGTTACCGGAAAAGAGCTCACCGGCATGGCCAGCAACGGGATCATCCACCTCATCAACTCGGGAGCCACCACCCTCGATGCCACCGGGAAACAGCGGAAGGATGGCAAGCCGGCAATGAAACCCTTCTGGGAGATCAACGAAAAAGAGGTGGAGGATTGCCTGGCAGCCACCAACTGGTGTCCGGCAAACCGCGACTATTTCCGGGGCGGTGGCTTCTCCTCCAATTTCCTCTCCGAAGGCGGCATGCCTGTCACCATGTCCCGCCTGAACCTGGTGAAGGGGCTTGGACCGGTACTGCAGATTGCGGAAGGGTGGACCGTGGAGATCGATCCGGAGATCCACAAGGTGCTTAACGAACGGACCGACCAGACCTGGCCTACCACATGGTTTGTTCCCAGGCTGAGCGACAAGCCGGCCTTCAGGGATGTCTACTCGGTGATGAACAACTGGGGAGCCAATCATGGAGCCATCAGCTACGGACATATCGGTCAGGACCTGATCACGCTGGCTTCGATCTTGCGCATTCCGGTCTGCATGCATAACGTGGATGATGAGAAGATCTTCCGTCCCGCCGCATGGAACGCATTCGGCATGGAGAAGGAGGGAGCCGACTATCGCGCCTGCGCCACATTCGGCCCGATCTACAAATAG
- a CDS encoding GntR family transcriptional regulator, with protein MELEFNNRNTKVKQLADHIQRSVSMNELMPGDKLPSINTLSQKYHISRDTVFKAFNELRARGVIESIHGKNYYVSHRLKNVLLLLDEYTPFKDVLYNALVSRLPSNYKIDLWFHQYNEQLFNTIVRESYGMYNSYLIMNYSNEVLAGSVSRIDPKRLLLLDFGNFDKQGLSYVCQDFDQGFYDALDQTRVDFGKYRKIIFLFNKGHKHPQSSKEHFVRFCRENGLAFEIIDVFPPGKPVEENALYIIIKQTDVVEVIKRSKVDRLTVGRQFGIIGYNDNPFYEVIENGISAISIDWEEMGNLAADFVLTGKPISCYLPTKIIRRGSF; from the coding sequence ATGGAATTGGAATTCAACAACAGGAACACGAAAGTGAAGCAGTTGGCAGATCATATCCAACGGTCTGTCTCTATGAACGAGCTGATGCCGGGCGACAAGTTACCGTCTATCAACACCTTGAGCCAGAAATACCACATTTCGCGCGACACCGTGTTCAAGGCATTCAACGAGCTGAGGGCACGGGGAGTGATTGAATCCATTCACGGCAAGAACTACTATGTCAGCCATCGGTTGAAGAATGTACTGCTTCTTCTCGACGAGTACACGCCGTTCAAGGATGTGCTCTACAACGCACTGGTATCGCGACTCCCCTCCAACTACAAGATCGATCTCTGGTTTCACCAGTATAACGAACAGCTCTTCAACACCATTGTCAGGGAGTCGTACGGCATGTACAACAGTTACCTGATCATGAACTACAGCAACGAGGTGCTGGCCGGGTCGGTATCGAGAATCGACCCGAAACGGCTGCTGCTGCTCGATTTTGGCAATTTCGACAAGCAGGGGCTGTCGTACGTCTGTCAGGATTTCGACCAGGGTTTTTACGATGCGCTGGATCAGACAAGGGTAGATTTCGGCAAATACAGGAAGATCATCTTCCTCTTCAATAAGGGGCACAAGCATCCGCAGAGCAGCAAGGAGCATTTTGTCCGGTTCTGTAGGGAGAACGGACTTGCATTCGAGATCATCGATGTTTTTCCTCCCGGCAAGCCGGTGGAGGAGAACGCCCTGTACATCATCATCAAACAGACCGACGTGGTTGAGGTGATCAAACGGAGCAAGGTCGACCGGCTCACGGTGGGCAGGCAGTTCGGTATTATCGGGTATAACGACAACCCGTTTTACGAGGTGATCGAAAACGGGATTTCGGCGATCAGTATCGACTGGGAGGAGATGGGCAATCTGGCCGCCGATTTTGTGCTGACCGGCAAGCCGATTTCCTGCTATCTGCCCACGAAGATTATACGGCGGGGTTCATTTTGA
- a CDS encoding YgiQ family radical SAM protein — translation MVRQPYPLTRFLPTTRKEMDLLGWDRADVILFSGDAYIDHPSFGTAVIGRLLEKLGLRVAIVPQPNWRDDLRDFKKLGTPRMFFAVTAGVMDSMINRYTANRRLRSQDAYTPDGRADMRPDRAVTVYSRIVKSLYPDVPLIIGGVEASLRRVTHYDYWSDSLHKTILVDSNADLLVYGMGEQPITRIVKELQGGRGISGMHDVPQTAFLAEKGMVPENRFADEVRLFSHEECLKDKLKQAKNFKIVEEQSNRMEAARILQDVEEKTLVVNPPFPPMSEVEIDASFDLPYTRLPHPRYKEKSIAAYEMIKFSVNLHRGCFGGCAFCTISAHQGKFIASRSKGSILREVEQITRMPGFKGYISDLGGPSANMYKMQGRDLSVCAKCKRPSCIFPAVCPNLNADHTPLLDIYRSVDSMPGIRKSFVGSGVRYDMLLHRGKEQKANRAAEEYTRELILNHVSGRLKVAPEHTSDRTLNVMRKPSFNLFQQFKKIFDTENRKHNLNQQLIPYFISSHPGCTEEDMAELAAITKELNFKLEQVQDFTPSPMTLATEIYYTGYHPYTLEKVYTATTPAQKTAQRQFFFWYDKSNRAKLIAALKRLRRTDLIKKLHLDVK, via the coding sequence ATGGTAAGGCAGCCCTATCCGTTGACCCGATTCCTGCCCACCACGCGGAAAGAGATGGATCTGCTCGGCTGGGACCGGGCAGATGTGATCCTCTTTTCGGGTGATGCCTATATCGACCACCCCTCGTTCGGGACCGCGGTGATTGGGCGGCTGCTGGAGAAGCTGGGATTGCGCGTGGCGATTGTTCCCCAACCAAACTGGCGCGACGACCTGCGCGACTTCAAGAAGCTGGGCACCCCCAGGATGTTCTTCGCAGTGACCGCCGGCGTGATGGATTCGATGATCAACCGCTACACCGCAAACAGGCGATTGCGGTCGCAGGATGCCTACACTCCCGATGGAAGGGCCGATATGCGTCCCGACCGGGCTGTTACGGTCTACTCCCGGATTGTGAAGTCGCTCTATCCCGACGTTCCGCTGATCATCGGCGGCGTGGAGGCTTCGCTCCGCCGGGTAACCCACTACGATTACTGGAGCGACTCGCTTCACAAGACGATACTGGTCGACAGCAACGCCGATCTGCTGGTTTACGGGATGGGCGAACAGCCGATCACCCGTATAGTAAAGGAGCTGCAAGGAGGAAGGGGCATCTCCGGAATGCACGATGTGCCGCAGACCGCCTTCCTTGCCGAAAAGGGGATGGTACCTGAAAACCGTTTTGCCGACGAGGTGAGGCTCTTTTCTCACGAGGAGTGCCTGAAGGATAAATTGAAACAGGCAAAGAATTTCAAGATCGTGGAAGAGCAGTCCAACCGGATGGAGGCAGCCCGCATCCTGCAGGATGTGGAGGAGAAGACGCTGGTGGTGAATCCCCCCTTTCCGCCGATGAGTGAAGTGGAGATCGACGCCTCCTTCGACCTGCCATACACCCGCCTGCCTCATCCCAGATACAAGGAGAAGAGTATTGCGGCCTACGAGATGATCAAGTTCTCGGTCAATCTCCACCGGGGCTGTTTCGGTGGATGCGCCTTCTGCACCATATCGGCGCACCAGGGGAAGTTCATCGCTTCCCGCTCGAAGGGATCGATCCTGCGGGAGGTGGAACAGATCACCCGGATGCCCGGATTCAAGGGTTATATCAGCGATCTGGGCGGTCCGTCGGCCAACATGTACAAGATGCAGGGCCGCGACCTTTCGGTCTGCGCCAAATGTAAACGCCCCTCATGCATCTTTCCCGCCGTCTGCCCCAACCTCAACGCAGACCACACACCGTTGCTGGATATCTACCGGTCGGTCGACAGCATGCCGGGCATCAGGAAATCATTCGTGGGCAGCGGCGTCCGTTACGACATGCTGCTGCATCGGGGAAAGGAGCAGAAGGCCAACAGGGCGGCTGAAGAGTATACCAGGGAGTTGATTCTCAATCACGTTTCGGGTCGGCTCAAGGTGGCACCCGAGCACACGTCTGACCGCACACTGAATGTGATGCGGAAACCGTCGTTCAACCTCTTCCAGCAGTTCAAGAAGATCTTTGATACCGAGAACCGGAAACATAACCTCAATCAGCAACTGATCCCCTACTTCATCTCATCCCACCCGGGCTGCACCGAGGAGGATATGGCTGAACTGGCCGCCATCACCAAGGAGCTGAACTTCAAGCTGGAACAGGTACAGGACTTCACCCCGTCACCCATGACACTGGCCACCGAGATCTATTACACCGGTTATCACCCCTACACGCTCGAGAAGGTCTATACCGCCACCACCCCCGCACAAAAAACGGCCCAACGACAGTTCTTCTTCTGGTACGACAAGAGCAACCGGGCGAAACTGATTGCGGCCCTGAAACGGCTCCGCCGCACCGACCTGATCAAAAAACTTCACCTAGACGTTAAATAA